Proteins from one Desmodus rotundus isolate HL8 chromosome 9, HLdesRot8A.1, whole genome shotgun sequence genomic window:
- the LOC112312758 gene encoding LOW QUALITY PROTEIN: olfactory receptor 7D4 (The sequence of the model RefSeq protein was modified relative to this genomic sequence to represent the inferred CDS: deleted 1 base in 1 codon), which produces METGNQTRDSDFLLLGFSQDSENQPILFGLFLSMYLVTVLGNLLIILAVSSDSHLHTPMYFLLCNLSFIDICFTSTTIPKMLLNIQTQSKTISYIGCLIQVYFFVVFIGMDNFLLTVMAYDRYVAICHPLHYMVDMSLHFCSFLVLVSWFITLCVSLVHILLMRRLTFCAGTEIPHFFCELAQILKEACSDTFINNVFMYVTAVLLVVIPVTGILYSYSQIVSSLMRMSSVGGKYKAFSTCGSHLTVVSLFYGTCLGVYLSSAVTPSSQRSLIASVMYTVVTPMLNPFIYSLRNKDVKGAIERLLNPAAPSL; this is translated from the exons ATGGAAACAGGAAATCAAACAAGGGATTCAGATTTTTTACTTCTGGGATTTTCCCAAGACTCAGAGAATCAACCCATCCTATTTGGACTGTTCCTGTCCATGTACCTTGTCACCGTGCTCGggaacctgctcatcatcctggctgtcagctcagactcccacctccacacccccatgtacttccTCCTCTGCAATCTGTCCTTTATTGACATCtgtttcacctccaccaccatcccaaagatgctgctgaacatccagaCACAGAGCAAAACCATCTCCTATATTGGATGCCTCATTCAGGtctatttttttgtagtttttattggAATGGACAACTTCCTCCTgactgtgatggcctatgaccggtATGTGGCCATCTGCCACCCCCTGCACTACATGGTCGACATGAGTTTGCATTTCTGTAGCTTCCTGGTTCTAGTCTCTTGGTTCATCACACTCTGTGTTTCTCTGGTTCATATCCTACTGATGAGGAGGCTGACTTTCTGTGCAGGAACTGAAATTCCACATTTCTTCTGTGAACTGGCTCAGATTCTCAAGGAAGCCTGCTCAGACACCTTCATCAATAATGTTTTCATGTACGTGACTGCTGTCCTACTGGTTGTGATTCCTGTCACTGGAATTCTCTATTCTTACTCTCAGATTGTCTCCTCT TTAATGAGAATGTCCTCTGTAGGgggaaaatataaagcattttccacctgtggGTCTCACCTCACTGTGGTCTCCTTGTTTTATGGTACCTGCCTGGGGGTCTATCTCAGTTCTGCTGTGACCCCTTCTTCACAGAGAAGTTTGATTgcctcagtgatgtacactgtggtcacccccatgctgaaccccttcatctacagccTGAGAAACAAGGATGTGAAGGGGGCCATAGAAAGGCTCCTCAACCCAGCAGCACCTTCTCTGTGA